The Neobacillus sp. OS1-2 genome includes a window with the following:
- the fhuF gene encoding siderophore-iron reductase FhuF — MANPMTDQERIQLKKYRFDASLNHSVCVAKLLDESFLKDYLKKLAETLGAPNEKVAASIFIKRYAFIAVMALYAMTAWNKKLNVSLENVEMELPVQGENWLPSLTLVDSAVEELDASENRSEWRDHILKDLFAKNIYPIIAQMEKTVRISKLILWENIAIYIFWLYESEWKDSENANVRDDFRYLLLEAEGQLFGDYHLNPLHKYFTEKTYVEERDEEIRIRKTCCFTYQLPAGKRCKTCPCTHLAKDGRCHDGESICGAVQRFA, encoded by the coding sequence ATGGCTAACCCAATGACAGATCAAGAAAGAATTCAGTTAAAAAAATACAGGTTCGATGCCAGTTTAAATCATTCTGTCTGCGTTGCCAAACTGCTGGATGAGTCGTTCCTCAAGGACTATTTGAAAAAATTAGCAGAGACGCTCGGGGCACCGAATGAAAAAGTAGCGGCATCGATTTTCATCAAAAGGTATGCCTTCATAGCAGTAATGGCGCTTTATGCGATGACCGCCTGGAATAAAAAATTGAATGTGTCATTGGAAAATGTGGAGATGGAGCTACCGGTACAAGGGGAAAATTGGCTCCCGTCCTTAACTTTGGTGGATTCAGCTGTGGAAGAATTGGATGCAAGTGAGAATCGTTCCGAATGGCGCGATCATATTCTGAAGGATCTGTTTGCGAAAAATATTTACCCCATTATTGCACAGATGGAAAAGACAGTCAGAATTTCTAAACTGATTCTGTGGGAGAATATCGCTATATACATATTCTGGCTTTATGAAAGTGAATGGAAAGATAGCGAGAATGCTAACGTGAGAGATGATTTTCGCTATTTATTGCTAGAAGCAGAAGGACAACTGTTTGGGGATTACCATTTAAACCCATTGCATAAATACTTTACTGAAAAGACGTATGTAGAAGAGCGAGATGAAGAGATTAGAATTAGAAAGACATGCTGTTTTACCTATCAGCTACCTGCAGGGAAACGCTGCAAAACATGTCCATGTACTCATTTGGCGAAAGATGGAAGGTGTCATGATGGAGAAAGTATTTGCGGAGCAGTTCAACGCTTTGCTTGA
- a CDS encoding iron ABC transporter permease gives MSKYKNFRPFKGKLSFLIDQRAAFIFIILLLVTFIVFVTSTGIGEMKINPLTVVKVLFGGGPEMEKLIITSFRLPRIIVALMVGMSLAVAGGILQGMIRNPLASPDILGITGGAAVAVVAFLALFSDKNNALTISIAWLPLAAFLGAGIVALLVYFLAWKNGVSPIRLVLIGIGISTLMQALTTLMMIMGPIYQASQANIWITGTVYGSNWKNVATLVPWTVIFLIIAMVAARAINIQELGDEVATGLGGKVQRQRFLLLMISTALIGSSVAFAGGIGFVGLMAPHMARRLVGSSFGALLPTSALLGGILVMVADLIGRTMFSPLEVPAGVFTAGIGAPYFIYLLFKTRNA, from the coding sequence ATGAGTAAATATAAAAATTTTCGTCCGTTTAAGGGCAAACTGTCCTTTTTAATCGACCAAAGGGCTGCATTTATCTTTATCATTCTGCTACTTGTTACCTTCATCGTATTTGTAACTAGTACCGGTATAGGGGAAATGAAAATTAACCCGTTAACGGTGGTTAAAGTTTTATTTGGTGGCGGCCCTGAAATGGAAAAGCTAATCATTACATCCTTTCGTTTACCACGAATTATTGTCGCCTTAATGGTAGGAATGTCTTTAGCGGTAGCGGGCGGCATCTTACAAGGGATGATTCGTAACCCGCTTGCCTCACCGGATATCCTTGGGATTACCGGGGGAGCCGCAGTTGCGGTAGTGGCCTTCTTAGCCCTATTTAGTGACAAAAATAATGCGTTAACCATCAGCATAGCCTGGTTGCCGTTAGCCGCCTTTTTGGGTGCAGGGATTGTGGCGCTGCTCGTTTACTTCCTAGCCTGGAAAAATGGGGTCTCGCCAATTAGACTTGTATTGATTGGTATTGGAATTTCCACCTTGATGCAGGCGTTAACGACTTTAATGATGATTATGGGGCCGATTTACCAGGCGAGCCAAGCAAATATTTGGATTACTGGCACGGTTTATGGATCCAATTGGAAAAATGTCGCGACACTTGTTCCGTGGACGGTCATTTTTCTCATCATTGCAATGGTGGCAGCAAGAGCGATTAATATTCAAGAGCTAGGTGATGAGGTGGCAACCGGTTTAGGTGGCAAGGTGCAAAGACAACGTTTTCTACTGTTAATGATCAGTACGGCTTTGATTGGCAGTTCGGTTGCTTTTGCCGGGGGCATCGGCTTTGTTGGGTTGATGGCACCGCATATGGCCCGAAGGTTAGTGGGATCGTCTTTTGGCGCATTGCTTCCGACCTCAGCACTGCTGGGCGGAATCTTAGTGATGGTGGCTGATTTAATCGGTCGAACGATGTTTTCACCGTTAGAAGTGCCTGCAGGAGTGTTTACGGCCGGAATCGGCGCACCGTACTTTATTTACTTACTATTTAAAACGAGGAACGCTTAA
- a CDS encoding DUF2573 family protein, producing MEKVFAEQFNALLEKYSELLVGESGAETKEKVKAWALYSHIAKSMPALINHWSSLYPDAREEMKQMIQEIKQLNEEHRKSAK from the coding sequence ATGGAGAAAGTATTTGCGGAGCAGTTCAACGCTTTGCTTGAAAAATATAGTGAACTATTAGTTGGGGAATCGGGTGCCGAAACAAAGGAAAAGGTAAAGGCCTGGGCGCTGTACTCTCATATTGCCAAGTCGATGCCGGCATTAATCAACCATTGGAGTTCACTATACCCTGATGCACGGGAAGAAATGAAGCAAATGATTCAGGAAATCAAACAATTGAATGAAGAACATCGGAAATCAGCGAAATAA
- a CDS encoding ABC transporter ATP-binding protein codes for MNAIETKNLSLSYGETLIINELDLKIPKGEITVFIGGNGCGKSTLLRSIARLLKPKSGGVLLEGKAIAKLSTKEIAKKMAILPQSPTAPEGLTVLQLVKQGRYPHQTWLKQWSEEDEKKVNDALKATRLEELKGRTVDSLSGGQRQRAWIAMTLAQDTDIILLDEPTTYLDMTHQIEILDLLFELNEMKNRTVVMVLHDLNLACRYAHNVVAIKDKKVYAQGKPEHVINCGLVKNVFGMDCEVTMDPLFGTPLCIPYGKGRCIIDKAVAING; via the coding sequence ATGAATGCGATTGAAACGAAAAATTTATCCCTCTCCTACGGAGAGACACTCATTATTAATGAGTTGGATTTGAAAATTCCAAAGGGTGAAATTACCGTTTTTATTGGCGGGAATGGCTGCGGGAAATCCACTTTGCTTCGTTCAATTGCCCGTCTCCTAAAGCCGAAGTCCGGGGGAGTCCTCCTTGAAGGAAAGGCAATTGCTAAGCTTTCTACAAAAGAAATTGCCAAAAAGATGGCGATACTGCCGCAGTCACCGACTGCTCCGGAGGGGTTAACCGTTCTTCAACTCGTCAAACAAGGTCGTTACCCGCATCAAACCTGGCTCAAACAATGGTCTGAGGAAGATGAAAAAAAGGTCAATGATGCCCTTAAAGCCACTCGTTTGGAAGAGTTAAAAGGGAGAACAGTTGATTCTCTTTCCGGAGGGCAGAGACAGCGGGCATGGATTGCGATGACTTTGGCACAGGATACGGATATTATCCTTTTGGACGAACCGACGACATATTTGGATATGACCCACCAAATTGAAATTCTTGATTTGCTGTTTGAATTAAATGAAATGAAAAATAGAACCGTTGTGATGGTGCTTCACGACCTCAACCTTGCCTGCCGCTATGCCCATAATGTGGTTGCCATTAAGGACAAGAAGGTTTACGCACAAGGGAAACCCGAGCATGTCATCAACTGCGGCTTGGTCAAAAATGTCTTTGGCATGGACTGTGAGGTAACGATGGATCCGCTATTTGGAACTCCATTGTGCATCCCTTACGGTAAAGGCAGATGTATTATTGATAAGGCGGTAGCGATAAATGGCTAA
- a CDS encoding iron ABC transporter permease: MLLKNISLKWVGFITAVLVMLLLMCASVIFGYTDTSWRTAMDSFTHYNGSNEHIIIQTVRLPRALIASAVGASLAIAGVLMQTLTKNPLASPGIFGINAGAGFAVVAAVTLFSVNDLTAFNGLAFLGATVAAISVYGIGSFGLEGLTPMKLTLAGAAIAAMFSSFTQGLLVVDEAALEQVLFWLAGSVQGRKLSTLMSVLPFIGVGWLGAVLIAGKMNILSMGEDVAKGLGLNTGLIKIAIGVIVILLAGGSVAVAGPIGFVGIVIPHIARSIIGIDHRWVIPLSGVLGAILLLAADIAARYILMPSEVPVGVMTAIIGTPFFIYIARRGFNGR; this comes from the coding sequence ATGCTGTTAAAAAATATATCATTAAAATGGGTTGGGTTTATAACCGCGGTTCTAGTCATGCTTCTATTAATGTGTGCCAGTGTTATTTTCGGCTATACAGATACTAGCTGGCGAACGGCAATGGATTCCTTTACGCATTATAATGGCTCAAACGAACATATTATTATTCAAACTGTTAGACTTCCACGTGCGTTAATTGCATCAGCAGTAGGAGCAAGCCTAGCAATAGCAGGGGTTTTGATGCAGACATTAACCAAGAACCCGCTCGCTTCACCGGGAATCTTCGGGATTAATGCCGGTGCAGGCTTTGCTGTCGTTGCAGCCGTTACCTTATTTTCAGTCAATGATTTAACAGCCTTCAACGGTCTCGCCTTTCTTGGCGCAACAGTTGCGGCCATTAGTGTTTACGGGATTGGTTCCTTCGGCCTGGAGGGATTAACACCGATGAAGCTTACCTTGGCGGGTGCTGCAATAGCCGCGATGTTTTCATCTTTTACCCAAGGTTTACTGGTTGTAGATGAAGCGGCACTTGAGCAGGTATTGTTTTGGCTTGCCGGGTCTGTACAAGGCCGGAAGCTTTCGACGCTTATGTCCGTGTTACCATTTATCGGCGTTGGCTGGTTAGGTGCCGTTCTGATTGCTGGAAAAATGAATATCCTGTCCATGGGGGAAGATGTCGCAAAGGGTCTTGGGCTCAACACAGGATTAATTAAAATTGCCATTGGTGTGATAGTCATTTTATTGGCCGGTGGTTCCGTGGCAGTGGCAGGGCCGATAGGCTTCGTCGGAATCGTCATTCCCCATATTGCGAGGTCGATCATTGGTATTGATCATCGCTGGGTAATTCCTTTATCTGGTGTTCTGGGGGCAATCCTGTTACTTGCCGCCGATATCGCTGCACGATATATTTTAATGCCCTCCGAAGTACCCGTCGGAGTCATGACAGCCATTATTGGAACTCCATTCTTTATCTACATTGCGAGAAGGGGGTTCAATGGCCGATGA